A segment of the Prochlorococcus marinus CUG1438 genome:
TTAATAACGAAGGTAATAATTTTATGAATTGCTCAACTTGTAAATATAGATCAAACTTATTTGGCTTTGAGAAAGAAGTTGGAATGGCACAAGAAAGTCATCATGACCATGTAGAGGGCTTGGGTATCAGCTGTGATTTATGCGATCCTGAATGTAATGGTGCTTGTGAAATACAAAATCAAATCCCAACTCATAATCAAGAAAAATCAGATATGGGAGGAGGTGACTACTTAGAACATGAACATGTAGAGGTTCATCGACATGAACATAATCAACATCACCATAGTATTTACCCAAATTCAAAACACCCTTTAGGACCTGTCACGCTTCGCTTGCCTAATAAAGACTAAATCTTAAGAAAATCCGTTGAAAACAATGAATCACCTGTCTCTTTCTCGACTTAGTCTTAATAGACTCAGTATATATAAGTATTCTTAATATAAAATCGTGAAAGTATTTTGAGCTAGATTTTCCACAATTTGAAGGTTGTTTTCCACGTCCAAATCCACACTGGATCAGAAATGGCAGTATTTTTCAAAAAAAACAGGACTTCAACATTATTGTTGACTTTTTTTTAAGATCTATTCAATTTCCACATTTGAAAAAGAAGTTTTTTAAAAACATACTTATAACATGAGTCTTATTTGATAATTTAAAAAGTTTACCAGAAGATTTTTGTTGATATTTTTAGAGAAAAATATCATTATTGTTGATGTAGAAAAATAAATTATGGATCAAATCAGCCAAACAAATTTAACTGATAAGAAACTCGTAGAGTGCTCTTCAAATAAAGTCTCATTAGAAACAGAGCTTTCAGAAACTCTTTATAACACTATGAAAGATTTCGTATTAAGTAACCCCACTTGGGATCAATATAAGCTTATAAATTCAGCATTAGCTACTTTTCTCGTTCAAAACGGTTGTACAGATAATTCTGTCTCAGAAATTTATTTAAATCAATTATTTACACCCTCTAAGTCTTTTTGATATTTAAACAGGCTCTTCTACTCAAGGCCATCATTGTAAGTGTGGGACTTTGCCAAGATGATGTGGGCCAGCATGCACCATCTAGTACCAGTACATTCTTGCATCTCCACAATCTATTAAATTTATCAACTACGCTATTTTCTTCATTTAACCCCATTGGTGCTCCCCCTACCTCATGAATATAATATCCAGGAGGAGGAGGACTATTTGAAAGTGCTATCAAATTTTTTGTAAATAAACTCCCCAATGGAATATTCATTAGTTCATCAATATTTTTTATTTTTCCATTTGCAGCTTTGACTGATTTTTGTATTGTTTTTTCCATATGTTTTGCCATATTTAACTCATTCTCGCTCCATTCGAATTCAATGTAAGGAATTGGTATTCCCCATTCATCTGTTTTTCTTGAGAGAGAAACTGAGTTTTTCTCTCTAGGAAGGACTTCACCATGGGCGATAAGAAAGCCAATGGATTTGTTTGCGTCTTTTTGTAAAAATTTAGGTATCCCTAATCTATCAATTGCCCCCCAGATCCCATAACCTCTATGGAAATTTATGTCTTCAATTTCTGGTAAATTTGAACCAAAAGGAATAAAGAAGCTGCCTGCCCCAGAAAGATCGGGAGGATTATCTAGTAATTTATCTGAGTTTTTTGCTTTTGGGACTGAAAAAAATCTACAGATAGATATGTGATCCATTAAGTATTTACCTAATTTCCCAGAATTATCCTTAAACCCTGCGGAATTTGATTTGTATTCTGAGTTCAGTAGTATTCTCAGTGTTGAAATTGTTGATGCGCAAAGAAGAATTAAATCACAATCCAATACTTCTTTGTGTCCATTTTCTAGGTTTACAATCGTTAGTTTTGAGGCAAGCTCTGTTATCTTGTTAATCTCAAAAGACTCCACTAGGTAATTAGAGATTATTTGTACATTTCCAGTATCTAAAGCTTTTTTTAAAGAGCTTCCTATACTAGAGGACTTCGGCCAATTTTTTTCTTTTACAGATGAATTATGGTCAAATCCTCTTGATTGGATAAATGGATAGTTTAATTTTGATTTAACTTTGCTACCAAAAACATTTTCGTTTTCTGTAAAAGGAATTTCACCAATATATTTACCGTTTGGGACCTCCTTGATATCATCTTTTCGTCCATAAATTCCGCAGAAATTTTCAACAAAATCGTAGTGCGGGGAAATTTCTTCGTATGAAATAGGCCAGTTTGGTCCGAATCCGTCTTTTTTAGCCGGATGAAAGTCTTCTGAGGAAAGTCTTAATGTTATGCCTCCCCAAGTTAATGATCTCCCCCCATATTGTTTACCTTGTGTCCAAAGAAATGGCTTCTTTTTTGGGAAGTCATAAGGATGCTTCAATTCATTTGAATATAGCTCAGGATTATTTTTCCAATAACCAGGATGTTGGCACTGATTGGCATGTTTTTTTGTTATAACTCCTGATAATCTTTTTAATGTACTTTTTGGCTCATGATTACTAGCTTCATGCCTTTTAACTTGAGGCCCTGCTTCTATTACTAAAACTTTGATCCCTTGTTCTGCCAATGTAAGTGTTGCTATTCCTCCTGTAGCTCCAGAACCAACAACAATTGCATCATAAGGACTTATATCCAAAACCTATTTTGTGATTTGCTATTTCAATAAATATAGCATTCAGTAAATAATTAGTTTTTAGATTTCAGCTTAAGAAGTTAGAATTTATTGAAATACTACTCAAACAAATGAGATTTATAATTTTAACTTTTTTAATAGTTGTTTTAACCCTCCCTTCTAGAAGCTTCGCTGCCTTGGATTATGGTAAACAATCTTTGGTAGGGGCTGATTTTTCTGGATCTGATCTAAAAGGAGCAACTTTCTATTTGACTGATTTACAAGACGCAAATTTGTCAGGTTGTGAGCTTCAAAATGCGACTCTTTATGGAGCAAAATTGAAAGATACTAATTTAAGTAACTCCAACTTAAGAGAAGTAACTTTAGACTCGGCTGTTTTAGATGGAACAGATTTATCAAATACTAACTTGGAGGATTCTTTTGCTTATAGTACCCAGTTTGAAAATGTAAAAATACAAGGCGCAGACTTCACAAATGTTTTTTTGCCAAAAGATATTATTAGGAAATTTTGTGAAAGTGCTACTGGAACTAATCCAATTACAAATAGAGAAACCAGAGAAACTTTAGAGTGCGATTACATTTAAATTTATGCACATACAAGTTCTTTTTTAATCTTTCTTTGTTTATAAAGTGATCTTCCAACAGGCCAACCTAAAGTAGATAAATGTTTCATTAAAGAACCTGAGTATTTGAAATAAAAATTGTCTGAATATTTGATACCAAGTTCATTTAGAGTGGTTATTAATAAACATAGATCTTTCTTTTTGCCTTTTTTCATATCCAATAATATCAATGCTTCACTTGATAATTTTTTTTCTAGTACCTTGTCATTTTCAGCAAAACCAACTTTAAGTGAATTAAATGCATCAGAATAAAGAGTATAAATTATTCCATCTTTAGATTTATCTACAGAAGTATCTACTTTAAATCTTGATGATATTAATGTTTTGTATCCTTTAATGATTTTTCTGTTATTCATAATTATTTGATTTCATCCTGAGCTAATTCGTATTTCTCCAATAGATTGTTAACTTCTGCTAGTGCAATCCTCTTTTGACAGGCCGAGTCATATCTATTTACTGCTATTGAAGGTATTGAACCTTTGCTTTTCATTTCCCTAATACCAGTTTCTAAACATTGAAAAGCAACACTTGATAGATCTCTTCCTTCTGCCGCGGCCCAAACTTTCAAAAGATAAGTAAGATTTGATGGTACTGAGATCTGTACTTTGTTTGAATTTGAAGTATTTAATGCAATATCATCGAGACTAATTTCTTTAGAGGAAATAGTTTCTTTAACCTTTTTCTTCAAAAATTTTACTTGGCTTATAGCGTCCTCTTTATTCTTTATTTTTTGTTCTATTTCAAATAACTCTTCTTCAGAATTAATTAAAGCTTCTAATGCCCATTTAGCGTCATCTTTCGCCACCGCGGTTCTATCAAGCCATTCATCTCTTATTTTTGACCAATTACTAGGCATAAGCTTTATAAGATAATTCTATGATATATAAATCTATATAGATTGTCTATACAATCTATATAGAATTAATATAGATTGTATATAGTTTTAATTTTATTTTTAATAATTACTCGTCTTAGGAATAATCTTTTACAGCCATTGAAACTGCAGAATGTATCCAATATAGATTTATTGGTATTTTTTCCAGATAATTGAAAAAGATATATTTGATGCAATCTTTTTAGAATTTATTTATTTGTTTATTTAGTAAAAACGCCCAAACTTTTAATCTCTTTCAATAAGTTCAATTTTATATCCATCTGGATCCTCAACAAAGGCTAAGACAGTAGTACTGTTTTTCATTGTTTTAGGTTTGGTAATTATTTTACAACCATTATTTTCTAATCCTTGGCAAATAAGATGAATATCTTTTACTCCAATAGCTATATGACCATATTTATCTCCAAGCTTATAATCTTCAGACTTTTTGCCCCAGTTATAGGTTAATTCAATTACTGAATTTTCTTTTTCTGAGCCATAACCAACAAATGCCAAAGTGAACTTTCCATGAGGATAATCCTTTTTTCTTAATAAATTCATGCCTAGTCTATTGACATAGAAATCAATGGATTTATCTAGATCTCCAACTCTCAACATTGTATGTAGGATACGCATTTTGAATTATGAACCTTAATTAATTATCTAATATTTAATAACCATCTGCAAAAATTGAGATTTTCGAGGCTAGTTCTTTAATTAAGTTAAGAAAAATTAGGTTAAAATATTAGTATTATATTTTAACAACATATTGAATCAGATATTCCAGAGACTCTCATCAGTATTTTTGTATACTTTACCGTTAAAGGCATCAATACCTTTTGGATATTATTTGTTTTATAAATATTCTTTTTTAAAAATACTATTATTTCTAACTTTTCCTATAGCAATAATTGAAAAATCTTTGCCTTTTGGTAGTTTTTTATTATTTATAATTTTGTTTGCTGGATTAGCAAGAAATCCAAAAGTTCCCTATTTCGTTAGATATAACGCATGCCAAGCATTACTTATTGATATCGCTTTGATAATAATTTCGTATCTCTTGAAAATATTTCCCATAGTTGAATTAGGCTCAATTATTTTTGTGTTTACACTATGTATTTTTATCTATTCGATTTCTCAATGTTTATATGGAGTTGAACCTGAAATACCCTTAATTAGTAAATCTGTAAGAATGCAAATTTAAAAAGATTTACTGACTTCCTTCAACACTCATTCAAAATAGATTCCCATCTTTGTTGACTTGCCTTTATTGCTTGCATTGGTGGATTAGCTCCCTCAATTTCAAAGGCTTTAATTAATGATTTATTAGCTAATAGCCCTAATCTTGCAGCCTCTCTTTGTCTAGAGCATACTTTTTTTCTTGACCCCTCTTTTAGACTATTTTCGATTTCTTTGAGAATCTGACTGGCTTCATTCGATTTAGAATAAAAATCATTCATGTAAACATCAAGTGCCGTATCAGCAAGGATTTCAACTGGAGAAATTATTGTAACTAAGCACACTATAAAAATTGCAAATACAAATTTTTTCATAAGAATCTTAAGTAAATTTTTTGTCCGATCTCTTTAAAACTAAATAAAAAGTAAGAACGCTAATTGTTCCAGATGGGCCTATTAAAACATGCCAAAATTGATCGCCACTTATTGAGAGTCTTGTTCCAAAGAAAGTCGT
Coding sequences within it:
- a CDS encoding pentapeptide repeat-containing protein, with protein sequence MRFIILTFLIVVLTLPSRSFAALDYGKQSLVGADFSGSDLKGATFYLTDLQDANLSGCELQNATLYGAKLKDTNLSNSNLREVTLDSAVLDGTDLSNTNLEDSFAYSTQFENVKIQGADFTNVFLPKDIIRKFCESATGTNPITNRETRETLECDYI
- the gloA gene encoding lactoylglutathione lyase; its protein translation is MRILHTMLRVGDLDKSIDFYVNRLGMNLLRKKDYPHGKFTLAFVGYGSEKENSVIELTYNWGKKSEDYKLGDKYGHIAIGVKDIHLICQGLENNGCKIITKPKTMKNSTTVLAFVEDPDGYKIELIERD
- a CDS encoding VHS domain-containing protein — its product is MPSNWSKIRDEWLDRTAVAKDDAKWALEALINSEEELFEIEQKIKNKEDAISQVKFLKKKVKETISSKEISLDDIALNTSNSNKVQISVPSNLTYLLKVWAAAEGRDLSSVAFQCLETGIREMKSKGSIPSIAVNRYDSACQKRIALAEVNNLLEKYELAQDEIK
- a CDS encoding GMC family oxidoreductase, translating into MDISPYDAIVVGSGATGGIATLTLAEQGIKVLVIEAGPQVKRHEASNHEPKSTLKRLSGVITKKHANQCQHPGYWKNNPELYSNELKHPYDFPKKKPFLWTQGKQYGGRSLTWGGITLRLSSEDFHPAKKDGFGPNWPISYEEISPHYDFVENFCGIYGRKDDIKEVPNGKYIGEIPFTENENVFGSKVKSKLNYPFIQSRGFDHNSSVKEKNWPKSSSIGSSLKKALDTGNVQIISNYLVESFEINKITELASKLTIVNLENGHKEVLDCDLILLCASTISTLRILLNSEYKSNSAGFKDNSGKLGKYLMDHISICRFFSVPKAKNSDKLLDNPPDLSGAGSFFIPFGSNLPEIEDINFHRGYGIWGAIDRLGIPKFLQKDANKSIGFLIAHGEVLPREKNSVSLSRKTDEWGIPIPYIEFEWSENELNMAKHMEKTIQKSVKAANGKIKNIDELMNIPLGSLFTKNLIALSNSPPPPGYYIHEVGGAPMGLNEENSVVDKFNRLWRCKNVLVLDGACWPTSSWQSPTLTMMALSRRACLNIKKT
- a CDS encoding DUF2811 domain-containing protein; translation: MDQISQTNLTDKKLVECSSNKVSLETELSETLYNTMKDFVLSNPTWDQYKLINSALATFLVQNGCTDNSVSEIYLNQLFTPSKSF
- a CDS encoding LEM domain-containing protein, with translation MNNRKIIKGYKTLISSRFKVDTSVDKSKDGIIYTLYSDAFNSLKVGFAENDKVLEKKLSSEALILLDMKKGKKKDLCLLITTLNELGIKYSDNFYFKYSGSLMKHLSTLGWPVGRSLYKQRKIKKELVCA